The Oryza brachyantha chromosome 7, ObraRS2, whole genome shotgun sequence genomic interval CTTCAAATGGTGGTACATGGTTCGCCTTATTCAATGGCATCTCACAGAAGAATTGCTTGTTCCCTCAGTACTTATTGAATGGTTACTTAACCAATTTCAGGTGCTTTTATTTCGCTGACTGAGTacttcatatatttattaatgttttgGTTCTCTCCATTGATTCTCTTCACTTACCAGTGATCTGCTTCTACCCTTTATTCAGGAGAGAGTTGCAATCGAGGCTTTAGAACTTCTTTTGTCTGTGGCACTTGGTATTATTGACAGCATCACTCTCTCACAAACATATGTGCGTATGTTTGTGGAAATATTGGTTAGACGTCTGAGTGATGCTCCTGCTGTTGATAACCCCAAGAGGGCATCTATTTCTTCCGTTATAGCTGAGTTACTGCGATACATGGTGCTTGCAGTGCCGGATACATTTGTTTCTTTGGATTGCTTTCCTCTTCCGTCTTTTGTGGCTCCTGATGTTTACAGTAGAGGTGCCTTGCTGAAGATAACTGGTAGTGGTGGTATTGCTGGTTCAAAGAGGCAGGATGCTTATCGTTACTTGTCCTGTGGCTATGCTGTTTGTTCAATACAAAAACGTACATATGATCTTGCAACAGTCGCCAATCCTAACTTTCAAGCGCATGGTGCAGCCAAAGTGGTGCAAGCTTTGGACAAGGCTCTTGTTACAGGAAATTTAACAATGGCATATTCATCACTCTTTAATGATTTGTCTGATCCATTAATGGAGGAGAGATGGATTAAAGAAGTTAGCCCTTGCTTGCAGTCTTCTCTGATGTGGATTGGGACCGTTGAGTTATCCCTAATCTGCTCAGTGTTATTCCTTTGTGAATGGGCAACATGCGATTATCGTGATTGCCGTACATCTCTCTTTCGGAATGTAAAATTTACAGGACGAAGAGATTTATCTCAGATACATCTGGCAGTCTCCATCTTGAAGAATAAAATGGATGAGATAAATAATTTGTCTCGTTCTAAGAGTAGCAGTCGCACTGCAGTGAATAATACTGTTAAAGGTTCTTTGTTGAATGACACCTCTTTAGCAGCATCTACAGTGGCTGGTTCCTCTGGATTGAGAAACAATGCAAAGAACGTGGAAGAGAAGGACAAGAAGGATGTCTTTGAAAGTCCTGGTCCACTGCATGATATTATTGTGTGTTGGCTTGATCAACACGAGGTTAGCAGTTCTGCAGGTTTTAAACGTGTGGATGTTCTCATCATAGAACTTATCCGCAGTGGCATATTTTGTCCTCAGGCTTATGTTAGGCAGCTAATTATTAGTGGAATAACCGATAAGAATGATACAATGCTGGATATGGAAAGAAAGAGGAGACACCACAGAATTCTGAAGCAGCTTCCTGGGTCATCTTTATTTGAAATTCTTGAAGAAGATAGAGTTACTGAAGAGCAACAGTTGTATGAGATGATGTCAACGTATTCTAGTGAACGTCGTCTTGTGCTTTCTGAACTTTCAACTGGTCAATCATTTGATGCAAATAGCAGAGGTGAATATGTTTCAAGTTCCTGTGTTCCGAAGGCAAGTGATCTTCTCCTTGCATCAGGAGGTGATAAGCATGGCAGGGTGCCAGAACAAGTAGAAGATGTGAAAACTTTGGTGTCGAGCATGTTACGCTTTCCAAATCCTCATTCAGTGGAACCAGAGCATTGCCAAATCAAAACAAACCCCCAAGGATCGTCAGCTTCAACGCTCACACAAGTTGATACTGTAGATGTGAAAAATGATTGTGAGGATTGTGCGAGGACCAAGAGGCAGAAATTGGATGACAGGGCCACTACTTTACAAGGGTTCCCATTGATTCAATCAGATGAGGAAGATATTTGGTGGGTGAGGAAAGGGACAAAGTTGCATGAATCCTTTAAGGTTGAACCTGCACAGAAATCCATTAAACAAACCTCTAGGGGTAGGGCAAAGGTGGTTCGAAAAACACAAAGTCTTGCACAGCTTGCGGCTTCCAGAATTGAAGGCAGCCAAGGCGCATCAACTAGTCATCTTTGTGAGAGCAAGGTGGGCTGTTCCCACCATAAACCTAGCATGGATGTTGACAACATCAAAGATGTTGATCACATGAAGATAGTGGATCTGTCCGAAGTTGGGAAATCGTTGAAGAGACTTAGATTGCTTGAAAGAAGATctgtttctgtttggttgttaAAATCAGTAAGACAGCTTATTGAAGCAAATGAAATGACTGCTTCTAAAGCTAGCAATTCCATAAGTTCCTTTTCGTCGCAGTCTGATGATAAAACTGTATTGAAATGGAAGCTTGGTGATGATGAATTGCTGTCAATTCTCTATATATTGGACATATGCTGTGATTTAGCCTCTGGTGCAAGGTTTCTTGTATGGCTGTTAACAAAAATTCGTAGTGGAATGGCAACCTCAGGTCAAATTGGGAGAAGTGCCACTCATAtcaaaaacagagaaaaccaAGTTTGTCAGGTTGGTGAGGCACTTGTGTTCTCATCCTTGCTAAGGTACGTTGCTTTTGGTATTGTACTACTCCCCAAATGTTTCAATGATTGATTTGAATAAACGGGAAGCCTATAGCTAGCAAAGGATTATGCTTCAGCTTATTGTCACTAGAGAATGATACTCATTTCTCATCTCTGCTTCACTGTTGCAATATAATGCATGTTCTTTCATGACGTCACTTGTGTTTTTCTTGCCCATGGACGTGATGAGGGCAAACAGGCAATATTTGCAGGATCTCTGCAGTCTACGTATTTACACATTCACCATCTCTGCAATAAACGGGCACTGTTTGCATACTCTTTGTTTATATGTgcttctatatatttttatctacatTGTAGCTTTTTCTTATTGTTCATACAATGGGGGGAATAGTTATTCAAATGGCAAAACTGGTTGACAAAGGCTAATCATGAAAGTACTTGGTCAAGTTGGTGTCCAGTTAAACCCTTttctaagaaaaacaaaaaccacCAGAATGCTATTGCATCACTTGAAATAAATGAATGTATATCAGAGCGCAAGGAAGAGAATTTGTCGCTCACCAACCAAAAAGCATAAAATATTCACTCTTGTGACGACTTCTATTTCTAACACtttaaacttttctatattgtTACATGACTTTCCTTTGATTGCTTTAGCATGTAATGCGTGCAGGTACGAGAACATACTTCTTGCAACTGATCTCTTGCCTGAAGTTTTAAGTGTTTCGATGAACAGAAATTTTGTGTTAGCAACTGCTAGGCACCCTGCTTCAGGAGCATTTGCTTATACTCGATATTTCTTGAAGAAATATGGGGATGTTGCTAGCGTTGCAAGGTGGCAGAAAAGTTTTAGAACCACATGTGATCAGCGACTGCTAGCTGAGCTTGATAATGGACGATCAGTTGATGGTGATTTGGTTTCTTCTTCTGGAGTTTCAGCAGGCGAAGAGATAGATGAACAGGTCcgtcaaaaattaaatgtaaGGAATTCAAGAATTGTTCCAAACATGAAGGAGATAATACAGCGGCAAACTGAGGAAAAGAAAGGTTTTGCAGCACCCAAGAGCCCCTCTGTTGAGAGGGAAGACAGCTATCAAACTGCACATGAcattgttttggggttagtaGATTGTATCAGACAAAATGGGGGAGCTAGTCTAGATGGAGACCCCTCAATCGTTGCTTCTGCTGTCTCTGCCATTGTTGTCAATGCTGGGCATGCAATAGCTAAACATTTGGATCTTTCAGGTGGTAACTATCAAGGTGTTTCTTCCATGGGTAGTTCATTGAGCTCTGTTCGGCACATTTTGCACATCCACATAACTTCTCTTTGCTTACTGAAAGATGCTCTTGGGGATCGCTTGAGCCGTGTATTTGAAATAGCTCTGGCAGTTGAAGCATCTTCAGCTATTACAGCAACTTTTGCTCCTCCAAAGATTCAGCGTAATCAGTTTCAACCATCTCCAGAGACCCATGATGTGTATGGGAATCATACAAATGAACTAAGCAACACAGGGAAAGGTTTTGTTGGGAGAACTACAAAGGTAGCCGCTGCTATTTCTGCACTTGTTGTGGGAGCTATTATTCATGGAGTTGTTAATCTTGAGCGGATGGTTGCTGTCCTGAAAATAAAAGAGGGTTTGGATATTTTGCAGCTCCTAAGAGGTTTGAGGTCAagcacaaatggtgtatcacGGTCTACTGGAACATTTAAGATGGAGAATTCAGTAGAAGTTTTAGTGCATTGGTTTAGGATTCTGTTGGGAAACTGCAGAACTGTCTATGATGGGCTTATTGCAGATATTCTTGGTGAGTCCTATGTTCTTGCACTCTCAAGATTGCAGCGGATGCTTCCTTTAAGTATGGTCCTTCCTCCAGCCTATTCAATTTTTGCCATGGTTCTTTGGAAGCGGTATACTTTTAACCGTGAAGATGTGCAGCTTTATCAGTCTCTGTCAAACGCAATAAATGACATCACCATGCATCAGCCTTTTCGGGATATCTGCTTCCGTAATACACATCAGCTGTATGATCTTCTGTCTGCTGATGTTGGTGATTCAGAGTTTGCGGCAATGCTTGAAATGCATAGCGCAGATAAGGGTTCAAAAGCAACAACTTTTATACCTCTTCGTGCTCGGCTTTTTTTGAATTCTCTTGTTGATTGTAGAACACCTGGGGCTATTTCAGGAGATGGTACGAGTGCTTCAGAGTCTGGTGaggcaaaagaaaatgagTTGAAACTATCTGACAGACTTATACAATTACTAGATACCCTCCAACCGGCAAAGTTCCATTGGCAATGGGTCGAATTGAGGTTTCTTTTAGATGAACAAGCTCTTCTGGAAAAAGTGGCAGCAGGCAATACATCAGTTGCAGAAGCAATTCAGTCCTTGTCCCCTAATGCTGAGAGCTTTGCTCTTTCTGATAGTGAGAAAGGGTTCACTGAAATTATCCTGTCTAGATTACTCGCTAGACCTGATGCTGCTCCTCTCTACTCAGAAGTTGTTCATCTTCTTGGGAAGCTTCAAGAGTCACTTGTTGTGGATGTCAAATGGCTCCTGCAAGGGCAAGATGCCCTCCTGGGACGCAAATCCACAAGACAGCAACTTGTTCATATTGCTCAAAGAAAGGGTCTCTCAACAAAGACACAGATTTGGAAACCATGGGGTTGGTCCAGCTTGCTTAGTGATGTAATAGCTAGTAAAAGTACCAAGAGGAAATTGGAAGTCACTTCAATTGAGGAAGGAGAAGTTGTGGATGAATCTGCTGATGCTAAAAGGCCTAGCAAAGCTACCCCCCATAATGTGGATAGAAGCTTCGAAGGGATTAGATCtatcaataaatatttgactgaGAAAGCCCTTTCTGAATTAATGTTGCCATGCATTGATAGAAGCTCAGCTGAATTTCGTAGTATATTTGCTGGTGATCTGGTGAAGCAAATGGGGACTATCAGTGAACACATCAAAGCAATAATAGCAAGGAATGGTACAAAACAATCTGGTTTAGTTCCTTCAGGAACTGAAGCAGCATCGAACAAATCCAGTACTCGTAAAGGAATTCGAGGCGGAAGTCCAAATATTGGAAGGCGTACACCAGTTGGTAATGATCCAACTCCTCCTTCAGCATCTGCCCTGCGAGCAACGGTGTGGTTGCGCCTCCAATTTATCATTAGGTTGCTTCCATTAATCATGGCGGATAGGTGAGGTTaaattaagaaaacatatttgaaattaattgAGCTTGGTGACTGTTTCTAATATTgttatcattaaatatacttttttctATGCGTGTTGTCCAATGTTTCATATAATTAAGAAATGCACTCTTTACCCTTTctttctgtttcatattagTAGGCAGTAGATCAACTGTGAATGTTTTCCACTTCTTTCATTGGAAGTTGTGGTACTTCTCTTTTCTATTAATATAGTTGCCTCTTGCACTTACGTATGTTTACTATATAATTCAGGAGTATGAGACATACACTTGCTTCTGCAATACTAGGCCTGCTTGCAGCACGCATAATTTATGAAGATGCAGATTTGCCCCTTCCTCCTACCAATACTACTATTTTAAGGCGGGATGTGGATTCGTTGCTGGAACCTCCCTTAGATGTCCTCCTCGATCGCCCTGGTGAAAGTCTTTTTGAGAGGCTCATATGTGTTTTCCATGCACTGCTTGGCAATGGCAAACCAAGTTGGCTGAAGTCAAAGTCAGTTTCTAAGTCAACCACTAGGACTCCAAGAGATTTCCCTGCATTCAATAGTGAAGCAGCCGAGGGTTTACAGGTCAGTTCATGTGAATCAATAAATGCTGTTACTTGGCTTTCAGTAATAAAAGATCATCATCTTCAATAGATCTTGCACCTCTGGAACCAATGTTGCCTTTTCACTTCTAATGTTAGATTTATGTTGCAGTCTACACTAGATCATCTGGAGTTGCCCGGAATAATCAAACGAAGAATCCAAGCTGCCATGCCAGTTCTCCCACCTTCCCGCCACCCTTGTGTATCATGCCAACCACCTCAGTTGTCTTTGGCTGCATTGTCACCACTCCAGAGCAGTACGTCTACTTCAGGTCCTCAACAAAAAGGCACCTCTACCAGCTGGGTTCCTACTAACATATCGATCAGAAACAAGGCGGCGTTTGCAACCCAAGATCCAGAGATGGAGGTAGATCCATGGACATTGCTTGAAGATGGTACAAGTTGCCCCTCCATGTCGTCTGGAAGCAACAATTCCAGTGCTGTTGCTGGCGATCATGGTAATTTGAAAGCTTGTAGCTGGCTCAAGGGTGCCGTGAGGGTGAGGAGGACAGAATTAACCTATATTGGGTCTCTGGATGATGACAGCTGATGCTTTGTACCATCGTAAGTtcatgtatgcatgtatgcaCGAATTCAAGACGGGGACTGAGGAGGAATCGGTTTTGGACCCAGATTGGGCTTCTGGTATACATGCCGCCCACCATGACAACTCCTCTTGGAGGAAGTTTTGTGTTGACATTGTTGGCCTTATGGGCGGGCCTTTATGTAGAATATCTTCTTACCCTTTGCCCCTGCATTGTTGCTGTTTCTAGGGCCTGCGGGAGCGACTGGTGTACATAATGTAACATTAATCCATTTGTCAAAGCAAGCGTCGCCctgaaaccctgaaagtaGCAGTCCCTGTGTGTAGCTTATTCAAAGTTAGGAAGATTTGCATGCAGTGGCTGATGAGCCGAAAGgaatatatttgttgtttcGTTAGATATGTAACCTAGTGCGAGTGTGAGTTAGCCCCTGCTGGCTGGGTTGTTACTTGATGACgataatattatatagataTTACATGGTGGCTGGCCTCAGTGGAAGGTTGATATTGTTGTTTCGGACTTGTCTGATAGAGTGatgtgttttttctctttgtaaTGGCAGATGTGTGGTGTATGGTGTGCAAACATCCAATCCAACCTACCCATGCTTCTGTTGTCACAGCTAGCGATCGATCCCCGAGTCTGAAACATGTGGTCCCACCGTCCATGGTCTGACATGAGCCCACATGTCGGTCCTGTGACTTAAGTTAAAGGATCCTGTTGGAGCATAGATTGCATCTGTCCTCTCTTGTGGCTAGGACGAAACTGTTGATGGCCGCACATTAACCAGGAAGCATCCATTTATATTCTCGTGCACATTTCAGTATCAAACAACATATCagagacacatgatcctagcggCTTAGCTAACCGTGTAACTGTGTTTGTTTAACCACTTATTTTAACCTATTTGTTGAGTTtgtttcttaaaatatttaatttatcctatAATCAagtctataatttttgacaatAATTTACTCAATAATCTATATCATGCGAGGCTCTACAAGGTTATTATTGGTTGGGCATACGAACAATTATTTACAGAGATAAAGTAAATATATACACTATAAAACTAATAAATGACTTGCACCAAGTAATtacaaagtatttttttatcacacaTAATGCATAAGACCATAGGTAGGTAAGGTTCCATCACTCCTGATCCTCAACAGATTATGGAATGCCTTGGGTAATGCTATGCGGCGGGTGCTAACTGCTAAGACTGAACCATAGATTGTTAAATATGCAtccactgaaaaaaaaaacaaacagtgaGCCTTTAAGAACAGCACTCTAAAAGCCCAAATGCAAGAAAAGAAGGCCCAATTTGTACTTGCGAGGTGTTACTCAAATATGGCCCATGAGTTTTTCCTCGAGAAGGCCCAGGGAATGAGCCGGTTTTCAGCTATTGTTTTCAAAAAGACTGCAGAGCGGGATCCCGTGCCATGGGACGAATTAGTGAGCCAACCGCGCGGTCTGTTGCCGCCGTTGCTCTCACTTAACGCAGCTGGGGAGGGGGTTTCACTTAATATGTCCCGTCGCACGGGATTCCGTGCTACAGTCTTCCTTATTGTTTTTGTGTCCATTTTTCTCCCAGAGAAGCGCATGAACTTCAACAGGTAttagatgattttttaagaaatattattagtttaatagaaaatcgcaAAATTAGAGGCCATGTACGGAAGATCGCAAATTTAGCATTCAGTCGAACAGTGGGTAGTCGATTGGGCCCTGttgaactgtttttttttcaacaggGCCCCTATCGAACAACCAACGTTTGACTGGGCCTACCACTTGGCGCCGCGGGGTCTGTCGAACTGCTGCCGAACGATAGGGCCCTCCCACCATCCCTGTCGAACTGCTGTAGGCCAATTGGGCCCTCTCACCACCCCTATCGATCAACCAGCAGTTCGACAGGGGCAACCCTGTCGAACTCGCAGCCATCTGATCTCCTCCTCAGTCGACTACTGACCGTTCGATATGTGGCCTATAAAATTATGACAGTTCGACACGGCCTCTAATTTtacgattttctattaaaataataatatttctaaaatttttttgcactaGATCGATCTATCTTAATATTCTTACTCCTCCATATCCTACACTCATGGTACTACTCTATTAAAATTTTCCTCAAAATGTGATTGGGATTAAGGAATGTAATGACAAAATaggattttttatatgaaaaatctcCTTTCAAaatcttctcttttttcttttccaaaagAGGCCGCTATTTGAGAGAGCACATGTAGTGTGGTGGAGTCCTGGGTGCATGACTCAACCCActagattttatattttgatgactACTAAATATTACAGTATCACACATATACAAGTGGACTTTCAACCGAAATCCAGTGTAAatgtataataaaaaatgtaaagcTAGACGTCTCTTTTGAGCGTGTGTTAGAGAATGTATTCACATGTGTATGAGTATGATCTTGATTGTTGATTGTGTAGTAGTATATGTGGCCAGGATTCCGTACCGGGGTCATAAGTCATAGTTGACCTGTTCTATTAATAAATAGCTATTGAGTCTCGATGACTTTACGGAGGTAACTAGAGATTGCAACGTTCTCCATTTGCAGTTATTAGAAAGATGGCACTAATACATCGGCTGACAAATATTTTCGTACAAACCGTGTGAATTATTTGCAAAGTCAACTTGCCACGAGCCTTCTGCTACAGTAGCCTTCGatactaaaataataaaataagggTCCCTCTACGCTGCATTCTATTATACTACTCgtagaactaatctcagtctgatttaaaagaatattataatattttttaattaattaattagtagtatttttgtaattatgttttttggCAATAAAGACCACGGTAAAAAGGATGGtattaccccttcaaatttattggtaataatttaattacaattgttcgataaaaatagatcaacggtatcGATTAAATACTACTATCGTCGATTAAATACTACTGCCGGTATTATGCACCGGAGTACCCCTAAAATAATTGTGAGATGGCATACGCTTTGCTGCAGAATACGGATAAatgattgttaaatatatattatagaaatgatgggtatatatatgttgaaatATTGTGAAAATAACGTTGGAATAATAATTTGGTAAGCTTGCATATACGTTGagctttataatataataaattataaatgatgTAATATCCTTGGTCCATTTGCTTTAATATATCATAGAATATTAATTGCTAGTAGATGATGACGTGGTAAATCTGTACGTTGAGCTTTACGTgatattacttttttataaacgtttgactattcgtcttatttaaattatttttatcaaatatgtaaagctatatatatgcataaaagtatactttacaataaatgaaatgatataaaaataatgaataattatgtaaattttttaaataagatgaatagtaaaacatgcataaaaaaatcaagggcgtcaaatatttagggaagAATGGATTACTAGATACCGGTGGGCTCTAACTGTACAGAAGAAGGTACATACTTTACCGTAGCCAGAAGCAAAAGCTAGGCAGAGTTCGTTTTTGACCCAATGCAAAAACAGCAAGCGTACGTAGCTTCTCCTCATGTTTAGTGGAAACCACTGCGTATATCATGCGTTGAGGCAGGCATAAAATCGCGGTACGAGCGCCGGTCGTCGTAGCCATGGAGAgcagcaccggcggcggcggggaacgCAGCGTGAGCGTGAGAACACGGGCACAGGGGGAAGGCAAAGGCAAGATGGCCGCGCCAGAGAGGCAGCTGAATTGGTTCGTTCACGTCGTGGCGACGGTGGAGAGGGTGGGCAACGCCCTGGGCACGCTGGGGTTCACCTGGGCGACCGTCGTGCTGCTCGGCGGCTACCCCTCGGTGCTCCGTCGTGGCGATGATTTTTGGTTCGCCACAGCTATAGTTTTCCTCGAAGCTGCAAGGTATAAGGTTTTCTTCGGGCGTTTTTCAGCTGGCATGCATATGCTAGCAAAGTAGGCACTTGCTTGTTGATGCGAGTTCGCTTTACGACATATAGTATTTGGTactataaacatgtatatttggTATTCTTTAATATATGCAAAGTAGGAAGTCTTACCTCTTATTACTTCCCTCTTCCCTTATTATTAGATCTTACCTCTAGTAGAGTATCAACTTGTGTTGCTTGCCCAAACATAATTCAATATTTCATTTTAAACCAGTTAGAACAAAGGAACAATTTTCACACATCAGAGTTTCACTTTGAACAAAGATAAGGGCATCCTTATTCAAAGTTTCACCTACTTTGCATTTGTGTGGAGcaaaatgatgaaaaacatccttatttaaataaaatctattattattttacatattactATACGCTGTGTTTTTCTACTTCTGCATGCAGGATGTTTAGCCACGGTAACAGATTAGATTACCAACTGTTTTTCAGTACTAGAGGAGCTTTTA includes:
- the LOC102712463 gene encoding mediator of RNA polymerase II transcription subunit 12, which translates into the protein MQRYAGGSNASGFSGGGVGGGGRDSSRLDASPYSASNYPLSSRRQQQLAPYKLKCDREPLNNKLGPPDFYPQTPNCPEETLTKEYVQSGYKETVEGIEEAREIVLSHIQCKPDVIKCKEALKKRLRAINESRAQKRKAGQVYGVPLFGSLLIKPGVYPEQRPCNEDTRRKWAEALSQPNKRLRSLSEHVPHGYRRKSLLDVLTRYNVPLLRATWFVKVTYLNQPQVRSTSVSSSAGGSDNHRSNQWTNDVIEYLQQLLDEFCLKEVPPSFREQSSPALISGATQVKMKSEATPAVGDTDEPLVHFKWWYMVRLIQWHLTEELLVPSVLIEWLLNQFQERVAIEALELLLSVALGIIDSITLSQTYVRMFVEILVRRLSDAPAVDNPKRASISSVIAELLRYMVLAVPDTFVSLDCFPLPSFVAPDVYSRGALLKITGSGGIAGSKRQDAYRYLSCGYAVCSIQKRTYDLATVANPNFQAHGAAKVVQALDKALVTGNLTMAYSSLFNDLSDPLMEERWIKEVSPCLQSSLMWIGTVELSLICSVLFLCEWATCDYRDCRTSLFRNVKFTGRRDLSQIHLAVSILKNKMDEINNLSRSKSSSRTAVNNTVKGSLLNDTSLAASTVAGSSGLRNNAKNVEEKDKKDVFESPGPLHDIIVCWLDQHEVSSSAGFKRVDVLIIELIRSGIFCPQAYVRQLIISGITDKNDTMLDMERKRRHHRILKQLPGSSLFEILEEDRVTEEQQLYEMMSTYSSERRLVLSELSTGQSFDANSRGEYVSSSCVPKASDLLLASGGDKHGRVPEQVEDVKTLVSSMLRFPNPHSVEPEHCQIKTNPQGSSASTLTQVDTVDVKNDCEDCARTKRQKLDDRATTLQGFPLIQSDEEDIWWVRKGTKLHESFKVEPAQKSIKQTSRGRAKVVRKTQSLAQLAASRIEGSQGASTSHLCESKVGCSHHKPSMDVDNIKDVDHMKIVDLSEVGKSLKRLRLLERRSVSVWLLKSVRQLIEANEMTASKASNSISSFSSQSDDKTVLKWKLGDDELLSILYILDICCDLASGARFLVWLLTKIRSGMATSGQIGRSATHIKNRENQVCQVGEALVFSSLLRYENILLATDLLPEVLSVSMNRNFVLATARHPASGAFAYTRYFLKKYGDVASVARWQKSFRTTCDQRLLAELDNGRSVDGDLVSSSGVSAGEEIDEQVRQKLNVRNSRIVPNMKEIIQRQTEEKKGFAAPKSPSVEREDSYQTAHDIVLGLVDCIRQNGGASLDGDPSIVASAVSAIVVNAGHAIAKHLDLSGGNYQGVSSMGSSLSSVRHILHIHITSLCLLKDALGDRLSRVFEIALAVEASSAITATFAPPKIQRNQFQPSPETHDVYGNHTNELSNTGKGFVGRTTKVAAAISALVVGAIIHGVVNLERMVAVLKIKEGLDILQLLRGLRSSTNGVSRSTGTFKMENSVEVLVHWFRILLGNCRTVYDGLIADILGESYVLALSRLQRMLPLSMVLPPAYSIFAMVLWKRYTFNREDVQLYQSLSNAINDITMHQPFRDICFRNTHQLYDLLSADVGDSEFAAMLEMHSADKGSKATTFIPLRARLFLNSLVDCRTPGAISGDGTSASESGEAKENELKLSDRLIQLLDTLQPAKFHWQWVELRFLLDEQALLEKVAAGNTSVAEAIQSLSPNAESFALSDSEKGFTEIILSRLLARPDAAPLYSEVVHLLGKLQESLVVDVKWLLQGQDALLGRKSTRQQLVHIAQRKGLSTKTQIWKPWGWSSLLSDVIASKSTKRKLEVTSIEEGEVVDESADAKRPSKATPHNVDRSFEGIRSINKYLTEKALSELMLPCIDRSSAEFRSIFAGDLVKQMGTISEHIKAIIARNGTKQSGLVPSGTEAASNKSSTRKGIRGGSPNIGRRTPVGNDPTPPSASALRATVWLRLQFIIRLLPLIMADRSMRHTLASAILGLLAARIIYEDADLPLPPTNTTILRRDVDSLLEPPLDVLLDRPGESLFERLICVFHALLGNGKPSWLKSKSVSKSTTRTPRDFPAFNSEAAEGLQSTLDHLELPGIIKRRIQAAMPVLPPSRHPCVSCQPPQLSLAALSPLQSSTSTSGPQQKGTSTSWVPTNISIRNKAAFATQDPEMEVDPWTLLEDGTSCPSMSSGSNNSSAVAGDHGNLKACSWLKGAVRVRRTELTYIGSLDDDS